The following proteins come from a genomic window of Lolium rigidum isolate FL_2022 chromosome 5, APGP_CSIRO_Lrig_0.1, whole genome shotgun sequence:
- the LOC124655720 gene encoding uncharacterized protein LOC124655720, whose protein sequence is MGRGPTDEEKAIVKQLRETLRQEEIWMKQRSRVQWLREGDRNTAYFHSQAAQRKRMNKIENLERADGTKCATWEENCEEIQGFYQNLYLSQGYKPMEELLDIVPTRVTTPMNEAFDKEYTPEDVKVALFQMAPSKAPRVDGFTAGFFQRHWNLLQADIVPAVLDFLNGGELPTGLNDTSITLIPKVRHPQRISQYRPISLCSVLYKIASKCIANRARVFLGDIIGEEQSAFIPGRLITDNVLIAYESIHAMRKRKKGKNCVSAVKLDMMKAYDRVEWHYLQAIMLKLGFSANFVRLIMKCVTSVRFTVRANGEMLPYFTPTRGLRQGDPMSPFLFLCCAEGFTTLLNFFGGNYIDKGIRASIRSPWINHLLFADDSLIFMKANGQSADRLNEILRIYEQCSGQCVNREKSSIYFSPNTPIHCRQELKETMSIIVEAFNERYLGLPTAVGRITSGTSDHLGERIRSKVQGGSERMVSCAGREVFLKSVIQEIPTFSMGCFLLTKKVCRQLASYMARYWWSSSIDRKSMHWISWEALASPKCKGGMGFRNLELFNLALLGKHGWRLITHPESLCARVLKTKYFPETDFMHATVPARSSATWRAIVAGREALERGLLRRIGDGSSVAIWTDKWIPGLISMSPSVQIGEDELHRVSDLIDAENWTWKGDLIRSNFTAPEADAILNIPLRRGGGEDYWAWGLERRGVYTVKTAYRSLVTRNELSSLAEGTITETSQTEERLWDSLWKLNVMPKVRVFWWRVLRGILPVEGTLHHRHIAPLARCRVCLSANEDMMHALIRCTHAQKFWTEARSWLDLKLPELHPASWSRDILCDPIFREEERPRIITVMWAIWTSRNNIVHDRGSLDPVQSMKMTREALAVLEIPKMHAKVLPGHGCDGWIKINTDAGISFDAMRGGAGGVVRSPSGFIGAWSKPLPGVTDPLIAEAMALREGVVFAQLRGFTRVVFEVDCLEVVHLWDSRAVSRSVVAPILLDIEGLALNFTRFRCAPWRTIP, encoded by the coding sequence ATGGGTAGAGGACCAACTGATGAAGAGAAGGCAATTGTTAAGCAATTGCGTGAGACACTACGTCAAGAAGAAATATGGATGAAGCAGAGGTCACGGGTGCAATGGTTACGTGAGGGTGACCGTAATACCGCATACTTCCATTCTCAAGCGGCCCAGAGGAAACGCATGAACAAGATTGAGAATCTAGAACGTGCAGATGGCACAAAATGCGCTACTTGGGAAGAGAATTGTGAGGAGATACAAGGCTTTTATCAGAACTTGTATTTGTCTCAGGGGTATAAACCGATGGAGGAGTTACTGGATATTGTACCGACCCGAGTTACTACTCCAATGAATGAAGCCTTCGACAAGGAATATACTCCAGAGGACGTAAAGGTAGCTTTGTTCCAAATGGCTCCCTCAAAGGCGCCAAGAGTGGATGGTTTCACGGCGGGGTTTTTTCAGCGACACTGGAACTTATTGCAAGCAGATATTGTGCCGGCTGTGTTGGACTTTTTAAATGGTGGGGAACTACCAACAGGGTTGAATGATACTTCTATCACACTCATCCCTAAGGTACGGCATCCACAGCGCATCTCTCAGTATAGACCAATCTCTCTATGCTCGGTTCTATACAAGATTGCTTCCAAATGTATTGCAAACAGAGCCCGGGTTTTTCTGGGGGATATTATTGGAGAAGAACAGAGTGCCTTTATTCCTGGACGCTTGATTACTGATAACGTGTTGATTGCGTATGAAAGTATACATGCGATGAGGAagcggaagaagggaaagaattgCGTGAGTGCGGTGAAATTAGACATGATGAAGGCCTACGATCGAGTCGAATGGCACTACCTCCAGGCAATTATGTTGAAACTGGGCTTCAGTGCAAATTTTGTAAGATTGATTATGAAATGTGTGACATCCGTTCGGTTCACTGTGCGTGCTAATGGGGAGATGCTTCCTTACTTTACACCTACAAGAGGGCTGCGACAGGGCGATCCGATGTCACCGTTTCTGTTTCTGTGTTGTGCAGAGGGTTTTACGACCCTGCTGAATTTTTTCGGAGGAAACTATATTGACAAAGGCATCAGAGCTAGCATACGATCACCTTGGATTAATCATCTGTTGTTTGCGGATGACAGTCTAATATTTATGAAGGCTAATGGGCAAAGTGCAGACAGACTGAATGAGATCTTGAGGATTTATGAACAATGTTCGGGACAGTGTGTAAATAGGGAGAAGAGTTCGATTTATTTCAGCCCGAATACTCCAATACACTGTCGCCAGGAGTTGAAGGAGACCATGAGTATCATAGTGGAAGCATTCAACGAGCGATATTTGGGGCTTCCTACTGCAGTAGGACGTATTACCAGTGGTACCTCTGACCACTTGGGTGAAAGAATCAGAAGTAAGGTACAGGGAGGATCGGAGAGGATGGTGTCTTGTGCTGGCCGCGAGGTTTTCCTCAAGTCAGTGATTCAGGAGATCCCCACTTTCAGTATGGGTTGTTTCCTGCTTACAAAGAAAGTTTGTAGACAGCTAGCATCCTATATGGCTAGATATTGGTGGAGTTCCTCGATCGATCGCAAGTCGATGCATTGGATATCTTGGGAGGCCTTAGCTTCGCCGAAGTGTAAAGGCGGGATGGGGTTCAGAAATCTTGAGCTTTTCAACTTGGCCTTGTTGGGCAAACATGGCTGGCGGCTGATCACTCACCCTGAGTCTCTATGCGCGCGAGTTTTGAAGACGAAATATTTTCCAGAGACCGACTTCATGCATGCTACTGTACCAGCCAGGTCATCTGCGACGTGGAGAGCTATAGTCGCTGGCCGGGAGGCGCTGGAAAGGGGTCTTTTGAGGCGAATTGGGGATGGCAGTTCTGTCGCGATTTGGACAGATAAGTGGATTCCTGGGCTAATCTCGATGTCACCCTCAGTTCAGATTGGCGAGGATGAATTGCACCGTGTCTCCGATTTGATTGATGCTGAAAATTGGACGTGGAAGGGAGACCTTATTCGGAGTAACTTCACTGCGCCTGAGGCAGATGCTATTCTCAACATCCCGTtgaggcgaggaggaggagaggattaTTGGGCTTGGGGCCTCGAAAGAAGAGGAGTCTATACTGTCAAAACAGCGTATCGTTCTCTAGTGACGCGCAACGAGCTGAGTTCTCTAGCGGAAGGGACGATTACAGAAACTTCGCAAACTGAAGAACGGTTGTGGGACTCTCTGTGGAAATTAAATGTCATGCCAAAGGTGAGGGTATTTTGGTGGCGAGTCCTCCGCGGTATTTTACCCGTGGAGGGTACACTACATCACCGCCATATCGCACCTCTGGCTCGCTGTAGAGTTTGCCTATCGGCAAATGAAGACATGATGCATGCTCTTATTCGATGTACGCATGCACAGAAGTTTTGGACGGAGGCACGAAGCTGGTTGGATCTGAAACTACCAGAGTTGCACCCTGCCTCATGGTCTAGGGATATTTTATGTGATCCTATATTCAGAGAAGAGGAGCGCCCAAGGATTATTACAGTTATGTGGGCAATCTGGACATCTCGGAATAATATCGTTCATGATAGAGGAAGCTTGGACCCAGTGCAGTCTATGAAAATGACAAGAGAAGCATTGGCCGTTCTTGAAATACCCAAAATGCATGCAAAGGTTTTGCCAGGACATGGATGTGACGGATGGATTAAAATCAATACTGATGCTGGTATATCCTTTGATGCTATGAGGGGGGGAGCAGGAGGAGTGGTTCGCTCACCTTCTGGGTTTATTGGAGCTTGGAGTAAACCTTTACCAGGAGTGACTGATCCTCTTATAGCTGAAGCAATGGCGCTCCGTGAAGGAGTAGTCTTTGCCCAACTTCGAgggtttacgcgagtggtgtttgaagTTGATTGCTTGGAGGTGGTACATCTCTGGGACTCGCGCGCTGTTTCGCGCTCAGTAGTAGCGCCGATTCTTTTGGACATTGAAGGGCTAGCTTTAAAttttactagatttagatgtgcgccttggcgcacgatcccgtag